The Afipia massiliensis genome has a segment encoding these proteins:
- a CDS encoding thymidylate synthase, whose translation MNQYHDLLERILSDGAKKTDRTGTGTLSVFGHQMRFNLASGFPMLTTKKLHLKSIVHELLWFLAGDTNIKYLNDNGVRIWDEWADENGNLGPVYGSQWRSWPAQDGGTIDQISNLIEMIRKNPDSRRLIVSAWNPAEVDKMALPPCHCLFQFYVANGKLSCQLYQRSADVFLGVPFNIASYALLTMMVAQVTGLKPGDFVHSLGDAHLYSNHLEQARLQLTRPTRPLPTMKINPDVKDIFSFRYEDFTLENYDPHPHIKAEVAV comes from the coding sequence ATGAACCAGTATCACGATCTGCTTGAGCGGATTCTCAGCGACGGCGCGAAAAAGACCGACCGCACCGGCACCGGCACGTTGTCCGTGTTCGGCCATCAGATGCGGTTCAATCTGGCGTCGGGCTTTCCGATGCTGACCACCAAGAAGCTCCATCTGAAATCGATCGTCCACGAACTGCTGTGGTTTCTGGCGGGCGACACCAACATCAAATATCTCAACGACAATGGCGTCCGCATCTGGGACGAGTGGGCCGACGAGAACGGCAACCTTGGCCCGGTTTACGGATCGCAGTGGCGTTCCTGGCCCGCTCAGGACGGCGGCACGATCGACCAGATTTCAAATCTGATCGAGATGATCCGCAAAAATCCGGACTCGCGACGCCTGATCGTGAGCGCCTGGAATCCGGCCGAAGTTGACAAGATGGCGCTGCCGCCTTGCCATTGCCTGTTTCAGTTTTATGTCGCCAACGGAAAACTGTCGTGTCAGCTCTATCAGCGCTCGGCGGATGTGTTCCTCGGCGTGCCGTTCAACATCGCGTCCTATGCGCTGCTGACGATGATGGTGGCGCAGGTCACCGGACTGAAGCCCGGCGATTTTGTGCATTCGCTTGGCGATGCGCATCTTTATTCGAACCATCTCGAGCAGGCGCGGCTGCAGCTTACGCGTCCCACGCGTCCGTTGCCGACCATGAAGATCAATCCCGACGTGAAGGATATCTTCTCGTTCCGCTACGAAGACTTCACGCTCGAGAATTACGACCCGCATCCGCACATCAAGGCTGAGGTCGCGGTGTGA
- a CDS encoding dihydrofolate reductase: MTAPVPTASHPHIVFVVAVAENGVIGRDNAMPWHLKSDLKRFKAITLNRPVIMGRKTFASIGRPLPGRTNIVVTRDKSFQASGVVVANSLDAAHDIARGDALRRFVTEIMVIGGAEIFKQWLKKADRLEITEVHARPEGDTLLQPFEPVEWEQVARTSHAKSDGDTADFSYVTYKRRG; the protein is encoded by the coding sequence GTGACCGCGCCGGTGCCGACCGCTTCACATCCGCACATCGTTTTCGTCGTCGCAGTCGCGGAAAACGGCGTCATCGGCCGCGACAATGCGATGCCTTGGCATCTCAAATCCGATCTCAAGCGCTTCAAGGCAATTACGCTGAACCGGCCGGTCATCATGGGCCGCAAGACGTTCGCCTCGATCGGCCGTCCGCTGCCGGGTCGCACTAACATTGTCGTGACGCGTGACAAATCGTTTCAGGCATCCGGGGTTGTTGTTGCAAACTCGCTCGATGCCGCGCACGATATCGCGCGGGGCGATGCGCTGCGGCGTTTCGTCACTGAGATTATGGTGATAGGCGGCGCCGAGATTTTTAAGCAATGGTTGAAAAAGGCTGACCGGCTGGAGATCACCGAAGTTCACGCCAGGCCTGAAGGCGACACGCTTTTGCAACCGTTTGAGCCGGTGGAATGGGAACAAGTGGCACGTACGTCGCATGCCAAATCAGACGGCGATACGGCCGATTTCTCCTACGTGACATATAAGCGTCGCGGCTAA
- the hflK gene encoding FtsH protease activity modulator HflK: MPWKNQGGGPWGSGPKGPWGSGPQSPGPRPPDLEDLLRRGQDKLQTMLPGGNFSGMGIALVLVAALAIWGLSGFFRVQSEELGVVLRFGKHVRTVQPGLNYHLPYPIETVLLPKALRVSTLSIGMRVVDDSRRGGGTTIRDVPEESLMLTGDENIVDVDFTVLWRIKPDGVGNFLFNIQNPEGTVKAVAESAMRDIIGRSQIQPILTGARTTTEAAVLDLMQKTLDSYGSGILIQQVQMQKVDPPSQVIDSFRDVQAARADLERLQNEAQTYANRVVPDARGRAAQILQVAEGYREQVVAEAKGQSSRFLSVYEAYKKAPNVTRERIYLETMEKILGGADKLVLDQGANGSGVVPYLPLNEIGRRTPPAAPQQGGSTR; encoded by the coding sequence ATGCCGTGGAAGAATCAAGGCGGAGGCCCATGGGGCTCTGGTCCGAAGGGTCCCTGGGGCTCCGGACCGCAATCGCCCGGACCGAGACCGCCCGATCTTGAGGATCTTCTGCGCCGTGGACAGGACAAGCTCCAGACCATGTTGCCGGGAGGAAACTTCAGCGGCATGGGCATCGCGCTGGTTCTGGTCGCCGCACTGGCGATCTGGGGGCTGTCGGGCTTCTTCCGCGTGCAGTCCGAAGAACTCGGTGTCGTGCTGCGTTTCGGCAAGCATGTCCGCACGGTGCAGCCGGGTCTGAACTATCATCTGCCTTATCCGATCGAAACCGTGCTGCTCCCGAAGGCGCTGCGTGTTTCGACCCTCAGCATCGGTATGCGTGTGGTCGATGACTCGCGCCGCGGCGGCGGCACCACCATTCGCGACGTTCCCGAAGAAAGCCTGATGCTGACCGGCGACGAGAATATCGTCGACGTGGATTTCACCGTGCTGTGGCGTATCAAGCCTGACGGCGTCGGCAACTTCCTGTTCAACATCCAGAATCCGGAAGGCACCGTGAAGGCGGTTGCCGAAAGCGCCATGCGCGACATCATCGGCCGTTCGCAAATCCAGCCGATCCTCACCGGCGCGCGCACCACGACGGAAGCCGCGGTGCTCGATCTGATGCAGAAGACGCTCGACAGCTACGGCTCCGGTATCCTGATTCAGCAGGTTCAGATGCAGAAGGTCGACCCGCCGTCGCAGGTGATCGATTCGTTCCGCGACGTGCAGGCGGCCCGCGCCGACCTCGAGCGCTTACAGAACGAAGCTCAGACCTATGCAAATCGTGTCGTTCCCGACGCGCGCGGTCGCGCGGCGCAGATTCTCCAGGTTGCGGAAGGCTACCGCGAGCAGGTCGTCGCCGAAGCCAAGGGTCAAAGTTCGCGCTTTCTCAGTGTCTACGAAGCCTACAAGAAGGCTCCTAACGTGACACGCGAGCGGATCTACCTTGAAACGATGGAAAAGATTCTCGGCGGAGCCGACAAGCTCGTGCTCGACCAGGGCGCGAACGGATCTGGTGTGGTTCCCTATCTGCCATTGAATGAAATCGGACGTCGCACGCCGCCGGCTGCGCCACAACAGGGCGGGAGCACCCGATGA
- the hflC gene encoding protease modulator HflC, with product MKNGIAGIVALFVLLVAIVVGYSSLFTVSETQQVLLVRLGEPVRVVTTPGLNFKVPFIDSVISIDKRILDLENPSQEVIASDQKRLVVDAFARYRIKDPLRFYQTLGSIQAANIQLTTLLNSSLRRVLGEVPFIQVVRDERDVLMARIRDQLDREATSYGIAVVDVRIRRADLPEQNSQAVYQRMQTERQREAAEFRAQGGQRAQEIRSKADREATVIVAEANSQSEKVRGEGDGERNRLFAEAYGQDPDFFTFYRSMSAYENSLKNNDTRFLLRPDSEFFRYFANPTGKPAAANGSAR from the coding sequence ATGAAAAACGGCATCGCAGGTATCGTTGCTCTTTTCGTTCTGCTGGTCGCCATCGTTGTCGGCTACAGCTCACTGTTCACTGTGAGCGAGACGCAGCAGGTTCTGCTTGTACGTCTCGGCGAGCCGGTGCGCGTGGTCACTACACCAGGTCTGAACTTCAAGGTTCCGTTCATCGATTCCGTCATCAGCATCGACAAGCGGATACTCGACCTTGAGAACCCCTCGCAGGAAGTGATCGCGTCGGACCAGAAGCGACTCGTGGTCGATGCATTCGCGCGCTATCGGATCAAGGATCCGCTCCGGTTCTATCAAACCCTCGGTTCGATCCAGGCGGCCAACATTCAGCTCACCACGCTGCTCAACTCGTCGCTGCGGCGCGTGCTTGGCGAGGTGCCCTTCATCCAGGTTGTCCGGGATGAGCGCGATGTTCTGATGGCAAGAATTCGCGACCAACTCGATCGTGAGGCCACGAGCTACGGCATCGCCGTGGTCGATGTGCGAATCCGCCGTGCCGATCTGCCGGAGCAGAACAGCCAGGCCGTCTATCAACGCATGCAGACCGAGCGCCAGCGAGAGGCAGCGGAGTTCCGCGCACAGGGCGGCCAGCGGGCACAGGAAATCCGCTCCAAGGCCGACCGTGAAGCAACGGTCATTGTCGCCGAGGCCAATTCTCAATCCGAGAAAGTTCGGGGCGAGGGCGATGGAGAACGCAACCGGCTGTTCGCTGAAGCTTACGGACAGGACCCGGATTTCTTCACGTTCTACCGCTCGATGTCCGCCTATGAAAACAGTTTGAAGAACAACGACACCCGCTTCCTGCTCCGGCCGGACTCGGAGTTCTTCCGCTATTTCGCCAATCCGACGGGCAAGCCCGCCGCCGCCAATGGTTCTGCCCGCTAA
- a CDS encoding DUF2065 domain-containing protein, with product MRSIGYGDLLVGVGIMLVLEGLLFTALPNWMRSAMKSALSSPDNILRAVGLVSAVVGLLLIWLVRH from the coding sequence ATGAGGTCAATTGGATACGGTGACCTTCTGGTCGGGGTCGGGATCATGCTGGTTCTGGAGGGCTTGCTGTTCACGGCGCTCCCGAACTGGATGCGTTCGGCGATGAAAAGCGCGCTGTCCTCGCCCGACAACATCCTGCGCGCCGTCGGGCTCGTCTCGGCGGTGGTCGGCCTGCTGCTGATCTGGCTGGTGCGGCATTAG
- a CDS encoding DegQ family serine endoprotease — protein sequence MSDAFQALSRRVLPLAAAVGFALVATPALARGPDGIADVAEKVIDAVVNISTSQTVDAKNNDGDKGDERGNNRRGANPQLPPDSPFSEFFDEFFKNRRGGPDSKGGAPRKVNSLGSGFIIDADGTVVTNNHVIADADEINVILNDGTKIKAEVIGKDKKSDLAVLKFTPPEKKITAVKFGNSENLRLGEWVIAIGNPFSLGGTVTAGIVSARNRDINSGPYDNYIQTDASINRGNSGGPLFNLDGEVIGVNTAIISPSGGSIGIGFAVPSKTVMAVVDQLRQFKEVRRGWLGVRIQQVTDEIAESLSIKPARGALIAGVDDKGPAKPAGIEPGDVVVKFDGKDIKEMKDLPRAVADSPVGKAVDVVIIRKGKEETRKVTLGRLDDGEKAVEASAKTTSPVESEKPVTQKALGLDLAGLSKDLRTRYKIKDNVKGVIVTGVDSGSDAAEKRLSAGDVIVEVAQEAVTNATDVKKRIDQLKKDGKKSVLLLVSNGSGELRFVALAVK from the coding sequence ATGTCCGATGCGTTTCAAGCATTGAGCCGCCGCGTACTGCCGCTTGCCGCGGCTGTCGGTTTCGCCCTCGTTGCGACGCCGGCGCTGGCCCGCGGGCCGGACGGCATCGCCGACGTCGCTGAGAAGGTGATCGACGCGGTCGTCAACATTTCCACGTCGCAGACCGTCGACGCCAAGAACAACGATGGCGACAAGGGCGACGAGCGCGGCAACAACCGGCGTGGGGCCAATCCGCAACTGCCGCCGGATTCGCCGTTCAGCGAATTCTTCGATGAGTTCTTCAAGAATCGCCGCGGCGGCCCGGACTCCAAGGGCGGCGCGCCGCGCAAGGTGAATTCGCTGGGTTCCGGCTTCATCATCGACGCCGACGGCACCGTGGTCACCAACAACCATGTGATTGCCGACGCCGACGAGATCAACGTCATTCTCAACGACGGCACGAAGATCAAGGCTGAAGTGATCGGCAAGGACAAGAAGAGCGATCTTGCGGTCCTGAAGTTCACGCCGCCGGAGAAGAAGATCACTGCGGTGAAGTTTGGTAATTCCGAGAACCTGCGTCTCGGCGAGTGGGTGATCGCGATCGGCAATCCGTTCAGCCTCGGCGGCACGGTCACTGCCGGCATCGTGTCGGCGCGCAACCGCGACATCAATTCGGGTCCCTACGACAACTACATTCAGACCGACGCCTCGATCAATCGCGGCAATTCCGGCGGCCCGCTGTTCAATCTCGACGGCGAAGTCATCGGCGTGAACACAGCGATCATCTCGCCGTCAGGCGGATCGATCGGCATCGGCTTCGCCGTGCCGTCGAAGACCGTGATGGCGGTGGTGGACCAACTGCGTCAGTTCAAGGAAGTGCGCCGCGGCTGGCTCGGCGTCCGCATCCAGCAGGTCACGGACGAAATCGCCGAGAGCCTCAGCATCAAGCCTGCGCGCGGTGCGCTGATCGCCGGCGTCGACGATAAGGGTCCGGCCAAGCCTGCCGGCATCGAGCCCGGTGATGTCGTCGTCAAGTTTGACGGCAAGGACATCAAGGAGATGAAGGATCTTCCGCGCGCCGTGGCCGACTCGCCGGTCGGCAAGGCGGTAGACGTAGTCATCATCCGCAAGGGCAAGGAAGAAACACGGAAGGTCACGCTCGGACGTCTCGACGACGGCGAGAAGGCGGTCGAAGCCTCAGCCAAGACCACCAGCCCGGTTGAATCCGAAAAGCCGGTGACGCAGAAGGCGCTCGGCCTCGATCTCGCCGGTCTCAGCAAGGATCTGCGGACGCGCTACAAGATCAAGGACAACGTCAAGGGCGTGATCGTCACCGGCGTCGATAGCGGGTCCGATGCGGCCGAGAAGCGCCTCAGCGCCGGCGACGTGATCGTCGAAGTCGCGCAGGAGGCCGTGACTAACGCCACCGACGTGAAAAAGCGCATCGACCAGCTGAAGAAGGACGGCAAGAAGTCCGTGCTGCTTCTGGTGTCGAATGGTTCCGGCGAACTGCGCTTCGTCGCTCTGGCGGTGAAGTAA
- the serB gene encoding phosphoserine phosphatase SerB: MSLVVTLICNPAEPELDSTAIDAARAALPSPEHGDWLFEGVAADIRFSSTDDIRTISDRLREALNGIRADVVVQPQLDRRKKLLLADMDSTMIGQECIDELADFAGLKAHVAAITERAMRGEIEFEPALRERVALLKGLPVTVVDEVLKSRITLTPGAVELVRTMRAHGAYTCLVSGGFTLFTKRVAELVGFQENRANELLTESGKLTGQVAEPILGREAKLATLVDLRESFDLDNLDTLVVGDGANDLGMIEQAGVGVAYHAKPAVAAAAGARIDHGDLTALLYMQGYKRSEFVAG, from the coding sequence ATGTCTCTCGTCGTCACACTGATCTGCAATCCCGCCGAGCCCGAACTCGACTCGACCGCGATCGATGCCGCACGCGCCGCGCTGCCGTCGCCCGAACATGGCGACTGGCTGTTCGAAGGCGTCGCCGCCGATATCCGCTTTAGCAGCACCGACGACATTCGCACAATTTCAGACCGGCTGCGCGAGGCCCTCAACGGCATCCGCGCCGATGTCGTGGTGCAGCCGCAGCTCGACCGGCGCAAGAAGCTGCTGCTGGCGGACATGGATTCAACCATGATCGGCCAGGAATGCATCGACGAACTCGCCGACTTCGCGGGTCTCAAGGCGCACGTCGCCGCGATCACCGAGCGCGCCATGCGCGGCGAGATCGAATTCGAGCCGGCGCTGCGCGAGCGCGTCGCGCTGCTGAAGGGTCTTCCGGTCACAGTGGTCGATGAGGTCCTCAAGAGCCGCATCACGCTGACGCCGGGCGCGGTCGAACTGGTCCGCACCATGCGCGCGCACGGCGCCTATACATGCCTCGTCTCGGGCGGCTTCACGCTGTTCACCAAACGCGTCGCTGAGCTGGTCGGATTTCAGGAAAACCGCGCCAACGAACTGTTGACCGAGAGCGGCAAGCTGACCGGACAAGTCGCCGAGCCGATCTTGGGACGCGAGGCGAAGCTCGCGACGCTGGTGGATTTGCGTGAGTCCTTCGACCTCGACAATCTGGATACGCTCGTGGTCGGCGACGGCGCCAACGATCTCGGCATGATCGAGCAGGCCGGCGTCGGCGTCGCCTATCACGCCAAGCCAGCGGTTGCCGCAGCGGCCGGCGCACGGATCGATCACGGCGATCTCACCGCGTTGCTCTACATGCAGGGCTACAAGCGCAGCGAGTTCGTGGCAGGCTGA